Proteins co-encoded in one Ziziphus jujuba cultivar Dongzao chromosome 9, ASM3175591v1 genomic window:
- the LOC107427102 gene encoding basic form of pathogenesis-related protein 1, translating into MPHLQSAKKKKKEEKTKMGLTKYYLSLAVVCCFTGLFLSKVHSHPRKNPNQDFVRAHNAARAQVGVGPITWNWTVAAYAQNYANQKINNCEMEHSGGPYGENLAEGYGSMTGEEAVKFWVTEKPYYNYRTNSCVGDECLHYTQVVWRKSVHLGCARVKCHNGWMFVICSYDPPGNYEGERPY; encoded by the coding sequence ATGCCCCATCTTCAAAgcgctaaaaaaaaaaaaaaagaggaaaaaacgaAAATGGGACTGACTAAGTATTATTTATCCCTAGCCGTTGTATGCTGCTTTACAGGACTATTCCTGAGCAAAGTCCATTCCCATCCAAGAAAGAACCCGAACCAGGACTTCGTTCGCGCTCACAATGCGGCTCGAGCTCAGGTGGGTGTCGGTCCGATCACTTGGAACTGGACTGTGGCAGCCTATGCCCAAAACTACGCAAATCAGAAGATCAACAACTGCGAGATGGAGCACTCGGGGGGACCTTACGGAGAGAACTTGGCGGAAGGTTATGGTTCGATGACCGGTGAAGAGGCGGTGAAGTTTTGGGTAACGGAGAAACCCTACTACAACTATCGCACCAATTCATGTGTTGGCGATGAGTGCTTGCATTATACTCAGGTGGTTTGGAGAAAGTCCGTACACCTAGGGTGTGCCAGGGTAAAGTGCCATAATGGTTGGATGTTTGTGATTTGCAGCTATGACCCCCCTGGTAACTATGAGGGGGAGCGTCCATATTGA